A region from the Lycium barbarum isolate Lr01 chromosome 8, ASM1917538v2, whole genome shotgun sequence genome encodes:
- the LOC132608360 gene encoding uncharacterized protein LOC132608360, giving the protein MGEFFIDCPGGTGKTFLYRALLAGIRTKGVYSISTASSGVAASILPGGRTNHPRFKIPIDIDENFTCNISKQSSLADLIRDSKLIVWYEVSMAKKRTIKAFDELLKDLTSTNILFGGKVVVFRGDFRQTLPVIRSGKKEDFIDEGLLYSHNWNHLEKLCLSENMPAKKDLAFSEYLMRIGNGQEKTNNGNRIEIPQNFIIPFTNEIESLNFLFNVTYPDLHTFFSNPSSITSRVILTTKNDFVDEINDMLIHRFPNDAKVYTTIDETMEPNDQCQFEDFLHTLQPANLPPYRLTLKKNCPFILLRNLNPSKGLCNGTRLICHDFKTHVISATIAVVI; this is encoded by the coding sequence ATGGGGGAGTTTTTCATTGATTGTCCAGGTGGAACTGGAAAAACTTTCCTATACAGAGCTTTGTTGGCTGGCATAAGAACAAAAGGGGTTTATAGCATTAGCACTGCAAGTTCTGGTGTCGCAGCTTCAATTCTTCCCGGGGGACGAACAAATCATCCACGTTTCAAAATTCCTATTGACATTGATGAGAATTTTACATGCAACATTAGTAAACAAAGTTCATTAGCAGATTTGATTCGAGATTCAAAGTTAATTGTTTGGTATGAAGTATCAATGGCAAAAAAGAGAACGATTAAAGCTTTTGATGAACTCTTAAAAGATCTCACGAGTACAAATATACTCTTTGGTGGGAAAGTAGTAGTTTTTAGAGGAGACTTTAGACAAACACTTCCAGTTATTCGTAGTGGAAAAAAAGAAGACTTTATCGACGAAGGCTTATTATACTCTCATAATTGGAATCATTTGGAAAAATTATGTTTATCTGAAAACATGCCTGCAAAAAAAGATCTAGCATTTTCTGAATATTTAATGAGAATTGGAAATGGACAAGAAAAAACTAATAACGGCAACAGAATTGAAATTCCACAAAATTTTATCATTCCTTTTACTAATGAAATAGAATCcttgaattttttatttaatgTTACTTATCCTGATTTACACACATTCTTTTCTAACCCGTCTTCTATAACTTCCCGCGTTATTTTGACTACGAAAAATGACTTTGTTGATGAAATAAATGACATGCTTATTCATCGATTTCCAAATGATGCTAAAGTGTATACAACTATTGATGAAACTATGGAACCAAATGATCAATGTCAATTTGAAGATTTTTTGCATACCTTACAACCTGCTAACTTACCACCGTATAGATTAACTTTGAAAAAAAATTGTCCATTTATATTATTGAGAAACTTAAATCCTTCTAAAGGTCTATGTAATGGTACACGATTAATATGTCATGATTTTAAGACACATGTCATCAGTGCAACTATTGCAGTGGtgatttaa